The following are encoded in a window of Anoplopoma fimbria isolate UVic2021 breed Golden Eagle Sablefish chromosome 3, Afim_UVic_2022, whole genome shotgun sequence genomic DNA:
- the acot11a gene encoding acyl-coenzyme A thioesterase 11 produces MSSRVSGDLEKEEEAEEEEDEEEEEEEESSNPTEVKMCQIVMPCHSNHRQELSVGQLLKWMDSSACLSAERHAGCSCVTASMDDIHFEHTISVGQVVNIKAKVNRAFNTSMEVGIQVSCEDLFLDRHWKVCHAYATFVTQRSNTGKKVILKPIVPHTEKEQVEHSVAAERRRVRMLHDDIIKDLLSSGSNLQADNLAVGNAVAAEKTKVESVELVLPPHANHQVNTFGGQIMAWMVNVATIAASRLCQAHPTLRTIDMFTFRGPSQVGDRLLLRAIVNNAFKNSMEVGVRAEADQDEGPNRHINSAFMTFEVLDDHRRPCTLPRIRPEPLEGGRRFQEAIARKKIRLDRKYIISHKQGEVPLSVPWDPRNQVYLSYNNVSALKMLAARNNWRLSSEKDKVRLYTLEQKSTLSFRVEAKVDVPAHRAFCLLAELSNRTSWDTHYQKCELIHRVDDDDFLYRVVTPSVSHSAVGSPTSAHQGEGMLQDFILLASKRKPCGSGDPYVIALRSVSLPTHPPTEGYNRGEVLCAGFTILETKNNMSLISYYNQASPEVLPYISTDIAGLSSSFYHTFCSCSQYLTRNRLEPASELQTGHYQATNADSPTSDIEADSLSVALHSTSL; encoded by the exons ATGAGTTCCAGAGTGTCAGGTGAtctggagaaagaggaggaggcagaggaggaagaagacgaagaagaagaagaagaagaagagagcagcaACCCGACGGAGGTGAAAATGTGCCAGATAGTGATGCCCTGTCACAGCAACCATCGACAGGAGCTGAGTGTGGGACAGCTGCTCAAATGGATGGACTCATCTGCCTGCCTCTCCg CTGAACGGCATGCTGGGTGTTCCTGCGTCACCGCCTCCATGGATGACATCCACTTTGAACATACCATCAG cgTGGGCCAGGTGGTGAACATCAAGGCAAAGGTCAACAGAGCCTTTAACACCAGTATGGAG GTGGGCATACAGGTGAGCTGTGAGGACCTGTTCTTGGATCGGCACTGGAAGGTTTGTCACGCCTACGCCACCTTTGTTACCCAGCGCtcaaacacaggaaaaaag GTGATCTTGAAGCCCATCGTACCTCACACTGAGAAAGAGCAGGTAGAACACAGCGTGGCAGCTGAGAGACGGAGGGTCAGGATGCTAcacgatgacatcatcaaaGATCTGCTCTCCAGTGGGTCTAACCTGCAGG ctgacAACTTGGCAGTAGGCAATGCGGTGGCAGCAGAGAAGACCAAGGTGGAGAGTGTCGAACTGGTTCTACCCCCACATGCTAACCACCAG GTGAATACGTTTGGAGGACAGATCATGGCCTGGATGGTGAACGTAGCTACAATTGCTGCCAG TCGTCTATGTCAGGCTCATCCGACTCTTCGGACCATCGACATGTTCACCTTCAGAGGACCTTCTCAGGTTGGAGACAGACTGCTGCTGAGGGCTATAGTCAACAACGCCTTCAAAAACAG CATGGAGGTGGGGGTGCGAGCAGAAGCCGACCAGGACGAAGGGCCTAACCGACACATAAACTCTGCCTTCATGACCTTTGAGGTGCTCGACGACCACAGGAGGCCATGTACGTTACCACGGATACGACCCGAACCCTTG gaaggggggaggaggttTCAAGAGGCCATAGCCAGGAAAAAGATCAGACTGGACAG AAAGTACATCATTTCCCACAAGCAGGGCGAGGTCCCATTGTCTGTGCCCTGGGACCCCAGAAACCAG gtgtATCTGAGCTATAACAATGTTTCAGCTCTGAAGATGTTGGCTGCTAGAAACAACTGGAGACTGAGCTCTGAGAAAGACAAG GTTCGTCTATACACCCTGGAGCAGAAGTCCACGTTGAGTTTCAGGGTGGAGGCAAAGGTGGATGTTCCTGCCCACAGAGCTTTCTGTCTGCTGGCTGAGCTGAGCAACAGGACGAGCTGGGACACACATTATCA GAAATGTGAGCTGATTCACCGTGTGGACGATGACGACTTCCTGTATCGAGTGGTGACGCCATCAGTGAGTCACAGTGCAGTAGGTTCACCGACTTCAGcccatcagggagaagggatgCTCCAGGACTTCATCTTGTTGGCTTCCAAGAGGAAGCCGTGTGGCAGTGG AGATCCATACGTCATCGCACTGCGCTCAGTGTCCCTGCCCACTCACCCTCCCACTGAAGGGTACAACAGAGGAGAGGTTCTGTGTGCTGGATTTACCATTctggagaccaaaaacaacatGTCACTG ATCAGTTACTATAACCAGGCGTCTCCAGAGGTTCTTCCTTACATCTCCACAGACATCGCcggcctctcctcctctttctacCACACCTTCTGCTCCTGCAGCCAATACCTGACCAGGAACAGACTGGAGCCCGCCTCTGAGCTGCAGACGGGCCATTACCAGGCTACGAATGCAGACAGTCCCACCAGTGATATTGAAGCTGACAGTCTGTCAGTGGCCCTCCACAGCACCTCGCTGTAG